In one window of Kitasatospora sp. MMS16-BH015 DNA:
- a CDS encoding 1-deoxy-D-xylulose-5-phosphate synthase — protein sequence MTSNDLLSRITGPADVRKVPADQVGALAAEIRRLLITRVTAVGGHLGASLGVVELTIALHRVFDSPKDVILFDTGHQSYAHKALTGRAEEFTTLRQRGGLSGYPSRSESAHDWIENSHASTSIGYADGLCKAFARSGQRDRHVVAVIGDGALGGGVALEALNGLAANEHPAVVVLNDNGRSYDPSVGGLAAHLAELRTGRADRAASLFAAFGLAYTGPVDGHDVRALEAVLTEAARAPRSTLVHVVTAKGHGYPPAEADEADRMHACGVVSSETGRALKPSAPSWTDVFAKAMVAQGERRPALVAVTAAMRLPVGLGPFTERYPGRVFDAGIAEQYALTMAAGLATAGLQPVVALYATFLNRAFDQLLLDVALHRLPVVFALDRAGVTGPDGASHHGLWDLALLARIPGLRVAAPRDPARLEELLDEALERQLGPSAIRFPRSTAGRDLPQISSMSGMDILWRTPHGRLEVLLVAVGQTAGLCLEAADLLGEREVGVTVVDPRWVLPVNPALVHLAARHRVVVVVEDGVRSGAVGSAVAEAVEEEGVPTPVHRVGLPTAFLEHGSREELLSRAGLDGARLAARTRGWLAAARADRRELRRSSRQSAAWS from the coding sequence ATGACCTCGAACGACCTGCTCTCCAGGATCACCGGTCCGGCTGACGTACGGAAGGTGCCCGCCGATCAGGTGGGCGCCCTGGCCGCCGAGATCCGACGCCTGCTCATCACCCGGGTCACTGCGGTCGGCGGGCACCTGGGTGCCAGCCTCGGCGTGGTCGAACTGACCATCGCGCTGCACCGGGTGTTCGACTCGCCGAAGGACGTCATCCTGTTCGACACCGGCCACCAGTCGTACGCCCACAAGGCGCTCACCGGCCGGGCGGAGGAGTTCACCACGCTCCGCCAGCGGGGCGGACTCTCGGGGTACCCCAGCCGGTCCGAATCGGCCCACGACTGGATCGAGAACTCCCACGCCTCGACCTCGATCGGCTACGCGGACGGCCTCTGCAAGGCATTCGCCCGCAGCGGCCAGCGCGACCGGCACGTGGTGGCCGTGATCGGGGACGGCGCCCTCGGCGGCGGGGTGGCGCTCGAGGCGTTGAACGGCCTGGCGGCCAACGAGCACCCGGCCGTGGTGGTGCTGAACGACAACGGCCGGTCCTACGATCCGTCGGTGGGCGGGCTGGCGGCCCACCTCGCGGAGCTGCGCACCGGCCGGGCGGACCGGGCCGCGAGCCTGTTCGCCGCCTTCGGGCTGGCCTACACCGGCCCGGTGGACGGGCACGACGTGCGGGCGCTGGAAGCCGTGCTCACCGAGGCCGCGCGGGCTCCGCGCAGCACGCTGGTGCACGTGGTGACCGCCAAGGGCCACGGGTACCCGCCGGCCGAGGCGGACGAGGCCGACCGGATGCACGCCTGCGGGGTCGTCTCGTCCGAGACCGGGCGGGCGCTCAAGCCCTCGGCGCCGTCCTGGACCGACGTGTTCGCGAAGGCCATGGTGGCCCAGGGCGAGCGCCGCCCCGCGCTGGTGGCCGTCACCGCCGCGATGCGGCTGCCGGTGGGCCTGGGCCCGTTCACCGAGCGGTACCCCGGCCGCGTCTTCGACGCCGGCATCGCCGAGCAGTACGCGCTGACCATGGCGGCGGGGCTGGCGACCGCCGGGCTGCAGCCGGTGGTGGCGCTCTACGCGACCTTCCTCAACCGGGCCTTCGACCAGCTGCTGCTCGATGTGGCGCTGCACCGGCTCCCGGTGGTCTTCGCGCTCGATCGCGCGGGGGTCACCGGCCCGGACGGGGCGAGCCATCACGGGTTGTGGGACCTGGCCCTGTTGGCGAGGATACCGGGGCTGCGGGTCGCGGCCCCGCGCGACCCGGCCCGCCTGGAGGAGCTGCTGGACGAGGCGCTGGAGCGCCAGCTCGGGCCCTCCGCCATCCGGTTCCCGCGTTCGACGGCCGGGCGCGACCTGCCGCAGATCAGCTCGATGAGCGGTATGGACATCCTGTGGCGCACCCCGCACGGCCGCCTGGAGGTGCTGCTGGTCGCCGTCGGCCAGACGGCCGGCCTCTGCCTGGAGGCGGCCGACCTGCTCGGTGAGCGCGAGGTGGGCGTCACGGTGGTGGACCCGCGCTGGGTGCTCCCGGTCAACCCCGCCCTGGTGCACCTGGCGGCCCGGCACCGGGTCGTCGTCGTGGTGGAGGACGGGGTGCGCAGCGGCGCGGTCGGATCGGCCGTGGCGGAGGCGGTCGAGGAGGAGGGGGTGCCCACTCCGGTGCACCGGGTGGGCCTGCCGACGGCCTTCCTGGAGCACGGCTCCAGAGAGGAGCTGCTGTCCCGGGCCGGGCTCGACGGTGCGCGGTTGGCGGCCCGGACCCGCGGCTGGCTCGCGGCTGCCCGGGCGGACCGCCGGGAGCTCCGGCGGTCGTCCAGGCAGTCGGCCGCCTGGTCGTGA